A single genomic interval of Streptomyces graminofaciens harbors:
- a CDS encoding helix-turn-helix domain-containing protein, translating into MAADQRPLNEVQFLTVAEVASVMRVSKMTVYRLVHSGHLPAIRVGRSFRVPEQAVHEYLRESYVGVETA; encoded by the coding sequence ATGGCTGCTGATCAGAGGCCTCTGAACGAGGTTCAGTTCCTTACCGTGGCGGAAGTAGCCTCGGTGATGCGAGTGTCGAAGATGACCGTGTACCGGTTGGTGCACAGCGGTCATCTGCCGGCGATCAGGGTGGGCAGGTCCTTCCGGGTGCCGGAGCAAGCGGTGCACGAGTACCTCCGCGAGAGCTATGTGGGGGTGGAGACAGCCTGA
- a CDS encoding ECF subfamily RNA polymerase sigma factor, BldN family — protein sequence MYPHVGVDASGLATLRATVNDLLRGFVPTAYAVSALAASAVPAGPCYALADGIERGSARSAVVGGRRSGDGRETGRRSRSGTTGTTGSTNPTGSTGSTATTTRRPAADSDSARMMDLVERAQAGEADAFGRLYDQYSDTVYRYIYYRVGGKATAEDLTSETFLRALRRIGTFTWQGRDFGAWLVTIARNLVADHFKSSRFRLEVTTGEMLDANEVERSPEDSVLESLSNAALLEAVRRLNPQQQECVTLRFLQGLSVAETARVMGKNEGAIKTLQYRAVRTLARLLPDDAR from the coding sequence GTGTACCCACACGTCGGGGTTGACGCCTCGGGCCTGGCTACGCTGCGCGCAACGGTCAACGACCTATTGCGCGGCTTCGTCCCCACCGCGTACGCCGTATCCGCCCTCGCCGCCTCCGCCGTTCCGGCCGGCCCGTGCTACGCACTGGCCGACGGGATCGAGCGGGGATCGGCCCGGAGCGCTGTCGTCGGGGGGCGGAGGTCGGGCGACGGCCGGGAGACCGGAAGACGCAGCCGCTCCGGCACCACCGGCACGACCGGCTCCACCAACCCGACCGGCTCGACCGGTTCCACCGCCACGACCACCCGCCGCCCCGCCGCGGACAGCGACAGCGCCCGCATGATGGACCTGGTCGAGCGCGCCCAGGCCGGCGAGGCCGACGCGTTCGGCCGCCTGTACGACCAGTACAGCGACACCGTCTACCGCTACATCTACTACCGCGTGGGCGGCAAGGCGACCGCCGAGGACCTCACCAGTGAGACGTTCCTGCGCGCCCTGCGCCGCATCGGCACGTTCACCTGGCAGGGCCGCGACTTCGGCGCCTGGCTGGTCACGATCGCCCGCAACCTGGTCGCCGACCACTTCAAGTCCAGCCGCTTCCGCCTCGAGGTCACCACCGGCGAGATGCTCGACGCCAACGAGGTCGAGCGCTCCCCCGAGGACTCCGTCCTGGAGTCCCTCTCCAACGCCGCGCTCCTGGAAGCCGTACGACGGCTCAACCCCCAGCAGCAGGAGTGCGTGACCCTCCGCTTCCTCCAGGGCCTCTCCGTCGCCGAGACCGCCCGCGTCATGGGCAAGAACGAGGGCGCGATCAAGACCCTCCAGTACCGAGCCGTGCGCACCCTCGCCCGCCTCCTGCCGGACGACGCCCGCTGA
- a CDS encoding HAD family hydrolase — MRYDLVIFDNDGVLVDSESISNRLLAGYLTELGHPTSYEESIRDYMGSAMHRVHELVLERTGRRLPEKFDDVFHGRVFAAFERELEPVDGVVDVLQKLAADGVPYCVASSGSHERIRVGHRTTGLDRWFDEGRVFSAEDVGRGKPAPDLFLYAAERMGVAAERCVVVEDSPLGVQAAVAAGMDVYGFTAMTPAAKLGKASGHFEGMRELVSLLS, encoded by the coding sequence ATGCGCTATGACCTTGTCATCTTCGACAACGACGGTGTTCTCGTCGACAGTGAGTCGATCTCCAACCGGCTCCTGGCCGGCTATCTGACCGAGCTCGGGCATCCCACCTCGTACGAGGAGTCCATCCGGGACTACATGGGGTCGGCCATGCACCGGGTTCATGAGCTGGTGCTCGAGCGCACGGGGCGGCGGTTGCCCGAGAAGTTCGACGATGTCTTTCACGGGCGAGTGTTCGCCGCGTTCGAGCGGGAGTTGGAACCCGTCGACGGTGTCGTGGACGTACTGCAGAAGCTCGCCGCGGACGGGGTGCCGTACTGCGTGGCCTCATCCGGGAGTCATGAGCGGATCCGGGTGGGGCATCGGACGACCGGGCTCGACCGGTGGTTCGACGAGGGGCGCGTCTTCAGCGCGGAGGATGTGGGGCGAGGGAAGCCGGCGCCTGACTTGTTTCTGTACGCCGCCGAGCGGATGGGAGTGGCTGCCGAGCGGTGTGTGGTGGTCGAGGACAGCCCGCTGGGCGTGCAGGCCGCTGTCGCCGCTGGGATGGATGTGTACGGGTTCACGGCCATGACGCCGGCAGCCAAACTCGGTAAGGCGAGTGGGCACTTCGAGGGCATGCGAGAGCTGGTCAGCCTGCTTAGCTGA
- a CDS encoding MFS transporter — translation MTDVLRRGRAALAFSFFAQGVAFALLVTRIPAIQDRYGVSDGMLPVFLAAVPVLAGVGSVCTEHVVKRIPPSRVLRWAQPVVLLALLGVGAGDQLVVLGVSLAAFGLAVGALDASMNMLGVSLQRSYGRSIMLGFHAVYSLGGIAGASLAWVGAHWDLALFVLYLPVVVVLLPTVFLGSWWYVDAGDDEEKVDAVAGQVPGGGIAFKLLLPLCLVMCFAYIGDSTVSNWSAKYLEDVLGSSDELATVPYNVYMVTTLLGRSIGDYGVRRFGAAAVVRLGAVVAALGFAVVAGAPGAWVGMVGFTLLGLGLCVLVPQTFAAAGRLFPGASDAAVARLNIFNYVGFLIGSPLVGALGDAWSYRGAMLVPMVLVLVTLVYARSFDAQPDRYGVGHERPRTADVGRGSNGL, via the coding sequence ATGACAGATGTACTGCGGCGTGGCCGGGCCGCGTTGGCGTTCAGCTTCTTCGCTCAGGGTGTCGCGTTCGCGTTGCTCGTGACGCGGATTCCGGCCATTCAGGACCGGTACGGGGTCTCCGACGGGATGCTCCCGGTCTTTCTCGCCGCCGTACCGGTCCTCGCGGGGGTCGGAAGCGTCTGCACCGAGCACGTGGTCAAGCGGATACCGCCGAGCCGGGTGCTGCGGTGGGCCCAGCCCGTCGTGCTCCTGGCGCTGTTGGGGGTGGGGGCCGGGGACCAGTTGGTGGTGCTCGGGGTCTCGCTCGCCGCTTTCGGGCTGGCCGTCGGGGCGCTCGACGCGTCCATGAACATGCTCGGGGTGAGCCTGCAGCGGTCGTACGGGCGGAGCATCATGCTCGGGTTCCACGCCGTGTACAGCCTCGGGGGGATCGCGGGGGCCTCACTCGCGTGGGTGGGGGCGCACTGGGATCTGGCGCTGTTCGTGTTGTATCTGCCGGTCGTGGTCGTGCTGCTGCCGACCGTGTTCCTGGGGAGCTGGTGGTATGTCGACGCCGGTGACGATGAGGAGAAGGTTGACGCCGTCGCCGGGCAGGTGCCGGGCGGGGGAATCGCCTTCAAGCTGTTGCTGCCGCTGTGCCTGGTGATGTGCTTCGCGTACATCGGGGACTCGACCGTCTCCAACTGGAGTGCGAAGTACCTGGAGGACGTGCTCGGGAGCTCGGACGAGCTCGCGACCGTGCCGTACAACGTCTACATGGTCACCACGCTGCTCGGGCGGTCCATCGGGGACTACGGGGTACGGAGGTTCGGGGCCGCGGCAGTCGTACGGCTGGGGGCGGTGGTGGCGGCGCTCGGGTTCGCCGTGGTGGCGGGTGCGCCCGGGGCCTGGGTGGGGATGGTCGGGTTCACGCTGCTCGGGCTCGGGCTCTGTGTGCTGGTGCCGCAGACCTTCGCGGCGGCAGGGCGGCTCTTTCCCGGGGCTTCGGATGCGGCTGTCGCGCGCTTGAACATCTTCAACTATGTGGGCTTTTTGATCGGTTCCCCGTTGGTGGGGGCGTTGGGGGACGCCTGGAGTTATCGCGGGGCGATGCTTGTGCCGATGGTGTTGGTGCTGGTGACGCTTGTGTACGCCCGGTCGTTCGATGCTCAACCGGACCGATACGGTGTCGGGCATGAGCGGCCGCGCACAGCTGATGTGGGACGAGGCAGTAACGGGCTATGA
- a CDS encoding DUF5667 domain-containing protein: MIANVSAHRRANAFAQALEELSDRSTAAEQPEGSAPPPTAVEQTERGRLLTLASGLGELPKPELDPEVKVVQRAQLVAAMEAMLQEGAFARGEAASPSVPEQRSRSRGAHRAGPLGKLRPRSRLTKGLAAGGLSVGVAAGAFGGVAAASSDALPGDSLYGLKRGIEDVKLTLADDNGDRGQLYLDQASTRLSEARRLMERDRGGHLDHESVGEIRRALTGMRHDAAEGHRLLHEAYERDPDSLGPIQALDAFSRSHREAWGALRERLPVQLGDVSAEVSSVFAAIDEEVAPLQSLLPQPPTKGGTGKHRAPGSGSPGTTDTDRPAPSATGDGSGSGRHSSGKPKPSTSDSEGEGLVGGTTGLLDPPEDDTSTTSPSAGTNTPSEEPDVTLPPIFPGLLPGLGIDSEDAN; encoded by the coding sequence GTGATCGCGAACGTATCGGCGCACCGGCGGGCGAACGCCTTCGCCCAGGCCCTGGAGGAGCTGTCCGACCGGAGCACGGCGGCCGAGCAGCCCGAAGGATCGGCACCGCCCCCGACAGCCGTCGAACAGACCGAGCGAGGGCGCCTGTTGACCCTCGCCTCCGGTCTCGGCGAGCTGCCGAAGCCGGAGCTCGACCCCGAGGTCAAGGTCGTGCAGCGCGCCCAGCTGGTGGCCGCGATGGAGGCCATGCTGCAAGAGGGCGCGTTCGCGAGAGGCGAGGCTGCGAGCCCTTCGGTGCCCGAACAGCGATCCCGGTCGCGCGGCGCGCACCGGGCGGGCCCATTGGGCAAGTTGCGGCCGCGGTCACGACTGACGAAGGGACTCGCCGCGGGCGGGCTCAGCGTCGGGGTGGCCGCGGGCGCGTTCGGCGGTGTGGCAGCCGCCAGCTCGGACGCCCTGCCGGGTGACTCGCTCTACGGCCTCAAGCGCGGCATCGAGGACGTCAAGCTCACCCTGGCCGACGACAACGGCGACCGCGGGCAGCTCTATCTGGACCAGGCATCCACCCGGCTCAGCGAGGCCCGCCGCCTCATGGAGCGCGACCGCGGCGGCCACCTCGACCACGAGTCCGTGGGCGAGATCCGCCGAGCCCTCACGGGCATGCGGCACGACGCGGCCGAAGGCCACCGTCTACTGCACGAGGCCTATGAGCGGGACCCGGATTCCCTCGGCCCCATCCAGGCCCTCGACGCCTTCTCCCGGTCCCACCGCGAGGCCTGGGGCGCCCTGCGCGAGCGGCTGCCCGTGCAGCTCGGGGACGTGAGCGCGGAGGTCTCCTCGGTCTTCGCCGCCATAGACGAAGAGGTCGCCCCGCTCCAGTCGCTGCTGCCACAACCCCCCACCAAGGGAGGCACCGGCAAGCACCGCGCCCCTGGCTCCGGCTCCCCCGGCACCACGGACACCGACCGCCCGGCCCCCAGCGCCACCGGCGACGGCTCCGGCAGCGGTCGGCACAGCAGCGGCAAGCCCAAGCCGTCCACCTCGGACAGCGAAGGCGAAGGCCTGGTCGGCGGCACCACCGGCCTGCTCGACCCACCCGAGGACGACACGAGCACCACCTCCCCGTCCGCCGGCACCAACACCCCATCCGAAGAGCCCGACGTCACCCTGCCCCCGATTTTCCCGGGCCTCCTCCCCGGCCTGGGCATCGACAGCGAGGACGCGAACTAG
- the trpS gene encoding tryptophan--tRNA ligase, translating to MTRVFSGIKPTGHLTLGNYLGAVRRWVEVDQYGTDALFCVVDLHALTVDHDPARVRRLTRQAATLLLASGLDPELCTLFVQSHVDEHARLSYVLECVATDGEMRRMIQYKEKAALERGRGGSVRLSLLTYPVLMAADILAYGTHEVPVGDDQTQHVELARDLAVRFNQRYGQAFVVPRATHPKVGARIMNLQEPTSKMGKTDDVGPGIVYLLDEPDVVRKKVMRAVTDSGRDVVYDREERPGVANLLEILAACEGGNPEDLSGAYESYGALKKDAAEAVVELLRPVQERHKALCADPAYVEGVLRLGAEKARGMARPRVDAAYRAIGLLSS from the coding sequence ATGACACGGGTCTTCAGCGGGATCAAGCCGACGGGACATCTGACCCTGGGGAACTATCTGGGGGCCGTGCGGCGCTGGGTCGAGGTCGATCAGTACGGGACCGACGCGTTGTTCTGCGTCGTCGATCTGCACGCGCTGACCGTGGACCACGATCCGGCGCGGGTGCGCAGGCTCACTCGCCAGGCGGCAACCCTCTTGTTGGCGTCGGGGCTGGATCCAGAGCTGTGCACCCTCTTCGTACAGAGCCACGTGGATGAGCATGCGCGGCTGTCGTATGTGCTGGAGTGCGTGGCCACCGACGGGGAGATGCGGCGGATGATCCAGTACAAGGAGAAGGCCGCGCTGGAGCGGGGGCGGGGCGGGAGTGTGCGGCTGTCGTTGCTGACGTATCCCGTGCTGATGGCGGCGGACATCCTGGCGTACGGGACCCATGAGGTGCCGGTGGGGGACGATCAGACGCAGCATGTGGAGCTGGCGCGGGATCTGGCGGTGCGGTTCAACCAGCGGTACGGGCAGGCGTTCGTGGTGCCGCGGGCCACGCATCCGAAGGTCGGGGCCCGGATCATGAATCTGCAGGAGCCGACTTCGAAGATGGGGAAGACGGACGACGTCGGGCCCGGGATCGTCTATCTGCTGGACGAGCCGGATGTGGTGCGTAAGAAGGTCATGCGGGCCGTGACCGACAGCGGGCGGGATGTCGTCTACGACCGGGAGGAGCGGCCGGGGGTCGCGAATCTGCTGGAGATTCTGGCTGCCTGTGAAGGGGGGAACCCCGAGGACCTCAGCGGTGCGTATGAGTCCTACGGAGCGTTGAAGAAGGACGCCGCTGAGGCCGTGGTCGAGCTCCTCAGGCCCGTGCAGGAGAGACACAAGGCGTTGTGCGCGGATCCTGCGTATGTGGAGGGGGTGTTGCGGTTGGGTGCGGAGAAGGCCAGGGGGATGGCTCGGCCGAGGGTGGACGCGGCGTATCGGGCGATCGGTCTGCTGAGCAGTTGA
- a CDS encoding lysophospholipid acyltransferase family protein, translating into MADAKVIPFDDDRTRGGAVQRSPRRRGAGSRRKGESAVVRDGHQSRESGEVQALPGRAGGADDVPVTREKPEPPQGAAEAQDGGLEQRIAGGLAFLRKRLTGDYEVDDFGYDAELTDQVLMSLLRPVYEKYFRVEVKGIENIPADGGALIVANHSGTLPMDGLMMQVAVHDNHPAGRHLRLLAADLVFMLPVVNELARKLGHTLACAEDASRLLHQGELVGVMPEGFKGLGKPFGDRYKLQRFGRGGFVSTALRAGTPIIPCSIVGAEEIYPMIGNSKTLARLLGFPYFPITPTFPWLGPLGAVPLPTKWTIQFGEPIPTDGYPPEAAEDPMLMFNLTDQVREQIQHTLYKLLVQRRSVFF; encoded by the coding sequence ATGGCGGATGCCAAGGTCATTCCGTTCGACGACGACCGGACGCGCGGGGGTGCCGTGCAGCGCTCTCCGCGCCGACGGGGTGCGGGCAGTCGACGCAAGGGCGAGAGCGCGGTCGTACGGGATGGTCATCAGTCCCGTGAATCCGGCGAGGTCCAGGCCCTCCCCGGACGGGCCGGTGGCGCGGATGATGTCCCTGTGACACGGGAGAAGCCGGAGCCGCCCCAAGGGGCCGCCGAGGCACAGGACGGCGGCCTCGAGCAGCGGATCGCAGGTGGCCTCGCGTTCCTGCGCAAACGGCTCACGGGTGACTACGAGGTCGACGACTTCGGCTACGACGCCGAGCTCACCGACCAGGTGCTGATGTCGCTGCTGCGGCCGGTGTACGAGAAGTACTTCCGGGTCGAGGTGAAGGGCATCGAGAACATCCCGGCGGACGGTGGCGCCCTGATCGTCGCCAACCACTCCGGGACGCTGCCGATGGATGGGCTGATGATGCAGGTCGCCGTCCACGACAACCATCCCGCCGGGCGCCATCTGCGGCTGCTGGCGGCGGACCTGGTCTTCATGCTGCCGGTGGTCAACGAGCTGGCGCGCAAGCTCGGGCACACGCTCGCGTGCGCGGAGGACGCGTCGCGGCTGCTGCACCAGGGCGAGCTGGTCGGGGTGATGCCGGAGGGCTTCAAGGGCCTCGGCAAGCCTTTCGGTGACCGCTACAAGCTGCAGCGCTTCGGTCGCGGTGGCTTCGTCTCGACGGCTCTGCGTGCCGGTACGCCGATCATTCCGTGCTCGATCGTGGGCGCGGAGGAGATCTACCCGATGATCGGCAACTCGAAGACGCTGGCCCGGCTGCTGGGCTTCCCGTACTTCCCGATCACCCCGACCTTCCCGTGGCTCGGCCCGCTCGGCGCGGTCCCGCTCCCCACGAAGTGGACCATCCAGTTCGGCGAGCCCATCCCGACGGACGGCTACCCGCCGGAGGCGGCCGAAGACCCGATGCTGATGTTCAACCTGACGGACCAGGTACGGGAGCAGATCCAGCACACGTTGTACAAGTTGTTGGTGCAGCGGCGGTCGGTGTTCTTCTAG
- a CDS encoding 30S ribosomal protein bS22, translating into MGSVIKKRRKRMAKKKHRKLLKRTRVQRRNKK; encoded by the coding sequence GTGGGCTCTGTTATCAAGAAGCGGCGCAAGCGGATGGCTAAGAAGAAGCACCGCAAGCTGCTCAAGCGCACCCGCGTTCAGCGTCGCAACAAGAAGTAA
- a CDS encoding phosphatase: MVSVVGLREHLVGSGLAGVVATTRERSLRSYRLFAARDPRFLIGIDPERAWRQRDLIDLMAAKCGVSADPGCTSGQDVIDPGLTVAALDRFAERVEAVARRRGAVLLGTGHPHRLIGFYGALADALSAAGCEVLTPAMGRRVDITTRFGLRTYNLDYARGVAVVREATGSRPGCATGVHTHSPLPVRLALAAAAEGGGPLPELVIGDHGWVCGAGQLGFEAIGLADTDDPAPFVGEAEGRVSVVVPLDDAVRSGYYRPLTRYVLNRACLSQ; the protein is encoded by the coding sequence GTGGTGAGTGTGGTGGGGCTGCGGGAGCATCTCGTGGGGAGTGGGCTGGCGGGGGTGGTCGCCACCACTCGGGAGCGGAGTCTGCGGAGTTATCGGCTGTTCGCTGCTCGGGATCCTCGATTCTTGATCGGCATTGATCCGGAGCGGGCGTGGCGACAGCGGGACTTGATCGATTTGATGGCGGCGAAGTGCGGGGTCTCGGCCGACCCAGGGTGTACGTCCGGGCAGGATGTAATCGATCCTGGGTTGACCGTGGCCGCGCTGGACCGGTTCGCGGAGCGGGTCGAGGCGGTCGCTCGGCGTCGCGGAGCCGTGCTTCTCGGTACCGGGCACCCCCATCGGCTGATCGGCTTCTACGGTGCCCTGGCAGACGCCTTGTCGGCGGCGGGATGTGAGGTTCTCACCCCTGCGATGGGTAGACGTGTCGACATAACGACCCGGTTCGGTCTACGCACGTACAACCTCGACTACGCACGAGGTGTCGCCGTCGTCCGGGAGGCGACCGGGTCACGCCCCGGTTGTGCGACCGGCGTGCACACCCATTCACCCCTCCCCGTTCGGCTCGCTCTGGCGGCCGCCGCGGAGGGTGGTGGACCGCTCCCGGAACTCGTGATCGGGGACCACGGCTGGGTCTGCGGGGCAGGTCAGCTGGGGTTCGAGGCGATCGGGCTGGCGGACACGGACGATCCCGCGCCCTTCGTCGGGGAGGCAGAGGGGCGGGTGTCCGTCGTCGTTCCACTTGATGACGCTGTGCGGTCTGGTTACTACCGACCACTTACCCGCTACGTACTCAATCGAGCGTGTCTGTCCCAGTAG
- a CDS encoding NAD-dependent epimerase/dehydratase family protein: MGKVVLVTGVARQLGGRFVRRIQRDPQVDRVIAVDAVPPGHHLGGADFVQADIRQPAIARVLAEYNVDTVVHMDVTGTPLGSGSRASVKETNVIGTMQLLGACQKSPAVKRLVVKSSTNVYGSAPRDPAVFTETTPPKSLPSGGFAKDAVEVEGYVRGFARRRPDVAVCVLRFANILGPSADSPLASYFSMPVLPTVLGYDPRLQFVHEDDVIEVLRIASHDPERGTLNSGTFNVAGDGVLLLSQCARRLGRPTVPLLMPAVSWVGSMVRTLGVTDFSPEQLRLLTHGRVVATNQMRDTLGYRAKYTTAETFEDFARSRGPGLLPPEAVAGAIDRLAALPVPTLPGAAPGGGHTPSHTP, translated from the coding sequence TTGGGCAAGGTCGTGCTCGTGACCGGGGTGGCCCGGCAGCTGGGGGGCCGATTCGTACGACGGATCCAGCGTGACCCGCAGGTCGACCGTGTGATCGCCGTGGACGCGGTGCCACCGGGGCACCATCTGGGTGGCGCGGACTTCGTCCAGGCCGACATCCGCCAGCCCGCCATCGCCCGTGTGCTGGCCGAGTACAACGTCGACACCGTGGTCCACATGGACGTCACCGGCACCCCGCTCGGCAGTGGCAGCCGGGCCTCGGTGAAGGAGACCAACGTCATCGGCACCATGCAGCTGCTCGGTGCCTGCCAGAAATCCCCGGCGGTCAAGCGGCTGGTGGTGAAGTCCAGCACGAACGTGTACGGGTCCGCGCCGCGCGACCCGGCCGTGTTCACCGAGACCACGCCGCCCAAGTCGCTGCCCAGCGGTGGCTTCGCCAAGGACGCGGTGGAGGTCGAGGGGTACGTCCGCGGGTTCGCCCGGCGGCGGCCCGATGTGGCCGTGTGCGTGCTGCGGTTCGCCAACATCCTCGGGCCGAGCGCCGATTCGCCGCTTGCCTCGTACTTCTCGATGCCGGTGCTGCCGACCGTGCTGGGCTACGACCCGCGGCTGCAGTTCGTGCACGAGGACGATGTGATCGAGGTGCTGCGGATCGCCTCGCACGATCCCGAGCGTGGCACGCTCAACAGCGGCACGTTCAATGTCGCGGGCGACGGTGTGCTGCTGCTCTCGCAGTGCGCGCGGCGGCTCGGCCGGCCGACCGTGCCGCTGCTGATGCCGGCGGTCAGCTGGGTCGGCTCGATGGTCCGTACGCTGGGCGTCACCGACTTCTCGCCCGAGCAGCTGCGGCTGCTGACCCACGGGCGGGTCGTGGCGACCAACCAGATGCGCGACACGCTGGGATACCGGGCCAAGTACACGACCGCCGAGACCTTCGAGGACTTCGCGCGCAGCCGGGGGCCGGGTCTGCTGCCCCCGGAGGCCGTCGCGGGGGCCATCGACCGGCTCGCCGCACTGCCCGTGCCCACCCTGCCCGGGGCCGCTCCGGGCGGTGGCCACACCCCGAGCCACACCCCCTGA
- a CDS encoding HAD family hydrolase has protein sequence MAALGWLTPRRRSATARSVLAGEASAEAARKSSQEIEEEISGAEEEPQFPVLGDDKAAAFFDLDNTVMQGAALFHFGRGLYKRKFFETRDLARFAWQQAWFRLAGIEDPEHMQDARDSALSIVKGHRVAELMSIGEEIYDEYMAERIWPGTRALAQAHLDAGQKVWLVTAAPVEIAQVIARRLGLTGALGTVAESVDGVYTGKLVGEPLHGPAKAEAVRALAVAESLDLSRCAAYSDSHNDIPMLSLVGHPYAINPDTKLRKHARDMDWRLRDYRTARKAAKVGLPAAAGVGAVAGGTAAAIALHRRRR, from the coding sequence ATGGCCGCACTCGGATGGCTCACTCCCCGTAGGCGCTCCGCCACGGCGCGGAGCGTGTTGGCAGGCGAGGCCTCTGCGGAGGCAGCGCGCAAGTCGTCGCAGGAGATCGAGGAAGAGATCTCCGGCGCCGAAGAGGAACCGCAGTTCCCGGTGTTGGGCGACGACAAGGCAGCCGCCTTCTTCGACCTCGACAACACCGTGATGCAAGGCGCTGCCCTCTTCCACTTCGGCCGGGGCCTGTACAAGCGGAAGTTCTTCGAGACCCGCGACCTCGCCAGGTTCGCCTGGCAGCAGGCGTGGTTCCGCCTGGCCGGCATCGAGGACCCCGAGCACATGCAGGACGCGAGGGACTCCGCGCTCTCGATCGTCAAGGGCCACCGCGTGGCCGAACTGATGTCGATCGGCGAGGAGATCTACGACGAGTACATGGCCGAGCGCATCTGGCCGGGCACCCGCGCCCTGGCCCAGGCGCACCTGGACGCGGGCCAGAAGGTGTGGCTGGTCACCGCCGCCCCGGTGGAGATCGCCCAGGTGATCGCCCGCCGCCTGGGCCTGACCGGCGCACTGGGCACGGTCGCCGAGTCGGTGGACGGCGTCTACACCGGCAAGCTGGTCGGCGAGCCCCTCCACGGCCCGGCGAAGGCGGAGGCGGTACGGGCCCTGGCCGTCGCCGAGTCCCTGGACCTCTCCCGCTGCGCGGCCTACAGCGACTCGCACAACGACATCCCCATGCTCTCGCTGGTGGGCCACCCCTACGCGATCAATCCCGACACCAAACTCCGCAAACACGCCCGCGACATGGACTGGCGCCTGCGCGACTACCGCACGGCCCGCAAGGCGGCCAAGGTCGGCCTCCCCGCGGCGGCGGGCGTCGGCGCGGTGGCGGGCGGCACCGCGGCGGCGATCGCGCTGCACCGCCGCAGACGCTGA
- a CDS encoding acetoin utilization protein AcuC: MSGRAQLMWDEAVTGYDFGPDHPMDPVRLKLTRSLVSAFGLDREVDVVSAKPAGESTLRLVHRQDYVAAVKAASADPKGAAGEYGLGTVDDPAFAGMHEVSALIAGQSVGAAEAVWRGDALHAVNFAGGLHHAMPGGASGFCIYNDASIAIARLLELGAERVAYVDVDVHHGDGVQAAFWEDPRVLTVSLHEHPRTLFPQTGWPEETGAEGAEGSAVNVALPAGTGDAGWLRAFHAVVPEVIADFRPQVLVTQHGADTHFEDPLAHLAVSLDAQRAVQVALHDLAHEYADGRWVALGGGGYAVVDVVPRSWTHLVAIAAGREIAPDSVIPEEWRQEVFARTRQLAPARMTDGRWPVGWASWDAGYDPADRVDQAVLAARRAVFPLRGMLA; encoded by the coding sequence ATGAGCGGCCGCGCACAGCTGATGTGGGACGAGGCAGTAACGGGCTATGACTTCGGGCCGGACCATCCGATGGATCCGGTCCGGCTGAAGCTGACCCGGAGCCTGGTGAGTGCCTTCGGGCTCGACCGGGAGGTCGACGTCGTCTCGGCGAAGCCGGCCGGGGAGTCCACGCTGCGGCTGGTGCACCGCCAGGACTATGTGGCGGCGGTGAAGGCCGCGTCCGCGGATCCCAAGGGTGCGGCCGGGGAGTACGGGCTGGGGACCGTCGACGATCCGGCTTTCGCTGGGATGCATGAGGTCTCCGCTCTGATCGCCGGGCAGTCCGTGGGGGCCGCCGAGGCCGTCTGGCGGGGGGACGCGCTGCATGCGGTGAACTTCGCGGGTGGGCTGCATCATGCGATGCCCGGGGGTGCGTCGGGGTTCTGTATTTACAACGACGCCTCCATCGCCATCGCCCGGCTGTTGGAGTTGGGGGCCGAGCGGGTCGCGTACGTGGATGTGGACGTACATCACGGGGACGGGGTGCAGGCCGCGTTCTGGGAGGATCCGCGGGTGCTGACGGTCTCGCTGCACGAGCATCCTCGGACGCTGTTTCCGCAGACCGGGTGGCCGGAGGAGACCGGGGCGGAGGGGGCCGAGGGGTCGGCCGTGAATGTGGCGTTGCCCGCGGGGACCGGGGACGCGGGGTGGTTGCGGGCGTTCCACGCGGTGGTGCCCGAGGTGATCGCCGATTTTCGGCCCCAGGTGTTGGTGACTCAGCACGGGGCCGATACGCATTTCGAGGATCCGTTGGCGCATTTGGCGGTGTCGCTGGATGCGCAGCGGGCCGTGCAGGTCGCTCTGCACGACTTGGCGCATGAGTACGCCGATGGGCGGTGGGTCGCGCTGGGTGGGGGCGGGTACGCGGTGGTGGATGTCGTGCCGCGGTCCTGGACGCATCTGGTGGCGATCGCGGCGGGGCGGGAGATCGCGCCGGACAGTGTGATTCCGGAGGAGTGGCGGCAGGAGGTCTTCGCCCGTACGCGGCAGTTGGCGCCGGCGCGGATGACTGATGGGCGGTGGCCTGTGGGGTGGGCCTCGTGGGATGCCGGGTACGACCCTGCGGATCGGGTGGATCAGGCGGTGCTGGCTGCGCGGCGGGCGGTGTTTCCGTTGCGGGGGATGTTGGCGTAG